GCTGAAGGCCGGCGTGTTCAGTTATGACTTCATCCCGTCGGGCGCGAACAAATCCGCGGCGCACGGCGAGCCATTGTACGAATACGACAAATACCCGGAAGACCAGACGGAGAAAGACCTGGAGAAACATTGCGCCTCGGCGATCCGCTGGCACATGAAGGATTTCCTCAAGGCCATTGCCTCGCGCGGTCGGCCCGTTGCCGACATCGAACAGGGCTACATTT
This DNA window, taken from Candidatus Angelobacter sp., encodes the following:
- a CDS encoding gfo/Idh/MocA family oxidoreductase; the protein is LKAGVFSYDFIPSGANKSAAHGEPLYEYDKYPEDQTEKDLEKHCASAIRWHMKDFLKAIASRGRPVADIEQGYISTTSCILANLAMKLGRSLAWDPAKGRVAGDDEANSLLRRPYRAPWVHPEADRV